From Desmodus rotundus isolate HL8 chromosome 12, HLdesRot8A.1, whole genome shotgun sequence, one genomic window encodes:
- the CFAP276 gene encoding cilia- and flagella-associated protein 276 isoform X3 has protein sequence MPPTRDPFQQPMLDNDDSYLGKLRASKQLPCKNPPHLAQQQEPWNRLNSTHTITSMRRNAYFFDSEVPKDDLDFRLAALYNHHTGAFKDKSEVLIHQETTQDTPGIKLQFPGEVLPPPSLPPVTSRANIRHWINPKKDSIHSIQGSIVSPHTAATNGGYSRKSDGGFFST, from the exons ATGCCTCCCACCCGAGACCCTTTCCAGCAGCCTATGTTGGATAACGATGATTCCtacttggggaaactgagggcttCCAAG CAACTGCCATGTAAGAACCCGCCTCACCTTGCTCAGCAACAGGAGCCCTGGAATCGGCTCAACTCAACTCACACAATCACCTCCATGAGGCGGAATGCTTATTTTTTTGACTCTGAG GTACCAAAGGACGATCTGGATTTCCGCTTAGCAGCCTTGTACAACCACCACACGGGGGCGTTCAAGGACAAAAGTGAGGTCCTGATACACCAGGAGACCACTCAGGACACCCCCGG CATCAAGCTCCAGTTCCCTGGAGAAGTTTTACCCCCTCCCTCACTACCCCCTGTCACTTCCCGAGCTAACATCAGACACTGGATCAACCCTAAGAAGGACTCCATCCACAGCATCCAGGGCTCCATAG TGTCCCCTCACACTGCAGCCACCAATGGAGGCTACTCCCGAAAGAGTGATGGTGGCTTCTTCTCCACCTAA
- the CFAP276 gene encoding cilia- and flagella-associated protein 276 isoform X2 has protein sequence MPPTRDPFQQPMLDNDDSYLGKLRASKQLPCKNPPHLAQQQEPWNRLNSTHTITSMRRNAYFFDSEVPKDDLDFRLAALYNHHTGAFKDKSEVLIHQETTQDTPGIKLQFPGEVLPPPSLPPVTSRANIRHWINPKKDSIHSIQGSIVSPHTAATNGGYSRKSDGGFFST, from the exons ATGCCTCCCACCCGAGACCCTTTCCAGCAGCCTATGTTGGATAACGATGATTCCtacttggggaaactgagggcttCCAAG CAACTGCCATGTAAGAACCCGCCTCACCTTGCTCAGCAACAGGAGCCCTGGAATCGGCTCAACTCAACTCACACAATCACCTCCATGAGGCGGAATGCTTATTTTTTTGACTCTGAGGTAC CAAAGGACGATCTGGATTTCCGCTTAGCAGCCTTGTACAACCACCACACGGGGGCGTTCAAGGACAAAAGTGAGGTCCTGATACACCAGGAGACCACTCAGGACACCCCCGG CATCAAGCTCCAGTTCCCTGGAGAAGTTTTACCCCCTCCCTCACTACCCCCTGTCACTTCCCGAGCTAACATCAGACACTGGATCAACCCTAAGAAGGACTCCATCCACAGCATCCAGGGCTCCATAG TGTCCCCTCACACTGCAGCCACCAATGGAGGCTACTCCCGAAAGAGTGATGGTGGCTTCTTCTCCACCTAA
- the CFAP276 gene encoding cilia- and flagella-associated protein 276 isoform X1 gives MPPTRDPFQQPMLDNDDSYLGKLRASKQLPCKNPPHLAQQQEPWNRLNSTHTITSMRRNAYFFDSEVPKDDLDFRLAALYNHHTGAFKDKSEVLIHQETTQDTPGSIKLQFPGEVLPPPSLPPVTSRANIRHWINPKKDSIHSIQGSIVSPHTAATNGGYSRKSDGGFFST, from the exons ATGCCTCCCACCCGAGACCCTTTCCAGCAGCCTATGTTGGATAACGATGATTCCtacttggggaaactgagggcttCCAAG CAACTGCCATGTAAGAACCCGCCTCACCTTGCTCAGCAACAGGAGCCCTGGAATCGGCTCAACTCAACTCACACAATCACCTCCATGAGGCGGAATGCTTATTTTTTTGACTCTGAGGTAC CAAAGGACGATCTGGATTTCCGCTTAGCAGCCTTGTACAACCACCACACGGGGGCGTTCAAGGACAAAAGTGAGGTCCTGATACACCAGGAGACCACTCAGGACACCCCCGG AAGCATCAAGCTCCAGTTCCCTGGAGAAGTTTTACCCCCTCCCTCACTACCCCCTGTCACTTCCCGAGCTAACATCAGACACTGGATCAACCCTAAGAAGGACTCCATCCACAGCATCCAGGGCTCCATAG TGTCCCCTCACACTGCAGCCACCAATGGAGGCTACTCCCGAAAGAGTGATGGTGGCTTCTTCTCCACCTAA